In Pseudobythopirellula maris, a single window of DNA contains:
- a CDS encoding peptidylprolyl isomerase, with protein MPRPQREVALRALHRISAPLVFTTIALFAAAFAPAARANEAQPIEECEIVAKVNDQVILAGELMWEVNLQIEQRLATMPPEMRSQVPPAEMEMVKRMLMQQSLMAMLDLKLFYSDFRRKAPKADLAAIHRSMESTFYKNEAPVLMERVGVDDISQLEERLNELGTTLAERKADFFQKMIARSWLQENIDYNKEVTHDDMLAYYAEHQEEYAVPNRARWEELAVHFDRFQTKGDAWRAIATLGNVAHQASVSAGAGPAFTEIAKSSSHGFSAADGGGHDWTTQGALASEAIDRALFELPVGQMSPILESPQGFHIVRVIERQEAGHTPFREVQSDIRTKIRSERFDKVINSKVAKMKESARIWTVFTGDLKRPEVAQAEAPAQR; from the coding sequence TTGCCCCGTCCCCAACGAGAAGTCGCTTTGCGCGCCCTGCACCGCATTTCCGCCCCGCTGGTTTTCACCACGATCGCTTTGTTCGCCGCCGCTTTCGCGCCGGCGGCCCGCGCCAACGAGGCCCAGCCGATCGAGGAGTGCGAGATCGTCGCCAAGGTGAACGACCAGGTCATCCTGGCGGGCGAGTTGATGTGGGAGGTCAACTTGCAGATCGAGCAACGGCTGGCGACCATGCCGCCCGAGATGCGGTCGCAGGTCCCACCGGCTGAGATGGAAATGGTCAAGCGGATGCTGATGCAGCAGAGCCTGATGGCCATGCTCGACCTCAAGCTGTTTTACTCCGACTTCCGTCGCAAGGCGCCCAAGGCCGACCTCGCCGCGATCCATCGCAGCATGGAGTCGACTTTCTACAAGAACGAGGCCCCGGTCCTGATGGAGCGTGTGGGGGTCGACGACATCAGCCAGTTGGAAGAGCGTCTGAACGAACTCGGGACAACTCTCGCCGAGCGGAAGGCCGACTTTTTCCAGAAGATGATCGCCCGCAGTTGGCTGCAAGAGAACATCGACTACAACAAAGAAGTCACGCACGACGACATGCTCGCCTACTACGCCGAGCACCAGGAAGAGTACGCCGTGCCGAATCGCGCGCGGTGGGAGGAGCTGGCGGTCCACTTCGATCGTTTCCAAACGAAAGGCGACGCCTGGCGGGCGATCGCCACACTCGGCAACGTGGCGCATCAGGCGTCGGTTTCGGCCGGCGCGGGCCCCGCGTTCACCGAGATCGCCAAGAGCTCGTCGCACGGCTTTAGCGCCGCCGACGGGGGAGGCCACGACTGGACCACCCAAGGCGCGCTGGCCAGCGAGGCGATCGATCGCGCCTTGTTCGAGCTGCCGGTCGGCCAGATGAGCCCCATTCTCGAGAGCCCGCAAGGGTTTCACATCGTGCGAGTCATCGAGCGCCAAGAGGCGGGGCACACCCCCTTCCGGGAGGTGCAGTCCGATATCCGCACGAAGATCCGCAGCGAACGCTTCGACAAAGTGATCAACAGCAAGGTCGCCAAAATGAAGGAATCGGCCCGGATCTGGACCGTCTTCACCGGCGACCTGAAACGCCCCGAGGTGGCTCAGGCCGAAGCGCCCGCGCAGCGCTAG